From the genome of Solidesulfovibrio carbinolicus, one region includes:
- the cyoC gene encoding cytochrome o ubiquinol oxidase subunit III: MTTAQMAHLSGAPGHEVHGGPGSHGSHDMGEIQAFGFWLYLMSDLIVFSALFATYVVMAHNYAGGPTPKDLFELPAVLVETMLLLTSSAAYGLAMVAMHKGDLRSLRLGLVAAFALGLGFLGMELAEFHHLISIGAGPDRSGFLSAFFTLVGTHGLHVTFGLLWIVVMLAQLSSKGLTAPVKGRLTRLGMFWHFLDIVWIGVFTVVYLLGVVQ, encoded by the coding sequence ATGACGACAGCGCAAATGGCCCATCTCTCCGGCGCGCCCGGCCACGAGGTCCACGGCGGCCCCGGAAGCCACGGCAGCCATGACATGGGCGAGATCCAGGCCTTCGGGTTCTGGCTCTACCTGATGAGCGACCTCATCGTCTTCTCGGCGCTTTTCGCCACCTACGTGGTCATGGCCCACAACTACGCCGGCGGGCCCACGCCCAAGGACCTCTTCGAGCTGCCGGCCGTGCTCGTGGAAACCATGCTGCTTTTGACCAGCAGCGCGGCCTACGGTCTGGCCATGGTCGCCATGCACAAGGGCGACCTGCGCTCCCTGCGCCTGGGGCTTGTGGCCGCCTTCGCCCTGGGCCTGGGGTTCCTGGGCATGGAGCTGGCCGAGTTCCATCATCTTATCAGCATCGGGGCCGGGCCGGACCGCAGCGGTTTTCTCTCGGCCTTTTTCACCCTGGTCGGCACCCACGGCCTGCACGTGACCTTTGGCCTGCTGTGGATTGTGGTCATGCTGGCCCAGCTTTCGTCCAAGGGCCTCACCGCCCCGGTCAAGGGGCGGCTTACCCGCCTGGGCATGTTCTGGCATTTTCTCGACATCGTCTGGATCGGGGTTTTCACCGTCGTCTACCTGCTGGGGGTCGTGCAATGA
- the cyoD gene encoding cytochrome o ubiquinol oxidase subunit IV encodes MSRSPTDNAGAAVGTVKSYAVGFAASVVLTLVAFGLVMGGALPRLPLILALFALAVIQLFVQLRYFLHVDRSSAMYWNLMALLFTFFLMFLFIGGSIWIMYGLHERM; translated from the coding sequence ATGAGCCGTTCGCCAACCGACAACGCCGGCGCGGCCGTGGGCACGGTCAAGTCCTACGCCGTGGGTTTCGCCGCTTCCGTCGTCCTTACCCTGGTTGCCTTTGGCTTGGTCATGGGCGGGGCCTTGCCGCGCCTGCCGTTGATCCTGGCCCTTTTCGCCCTGGCCGTGATCCAGCTTTTCGTGCAGCTGCGCTATTTCCTGCACGTGGACCGGTCGTCGGCCATGTACTGGAACCTGATGGCGCTGCTTTTTACCTTCTTCCTCATGTTCCTGTTCATCGGCGGTTCCATCTGGATCATGTACGGCCTGCACGAGCGGATGTAA
- the cyoE gene encoding heme o synthase — protein sequence MGFRDFVGVAKPWLAAANLVTAGAGFFLGCGGAVVWGTFFAALAGIGLVVASGCVANNGIDSRLDRAMARTRGRAMAAGRMPLWVGLAYAAVLGLFGTAVLAVWTTPTTVAVTLGGFVVYVGVYSAWLKRRSPASTVVGSLAGAAPPLAAYCAAGGDLDLGAAMVLTLFCLWQVPHSYAVTLHRFDDYAAAGLPVLPVKQGFDATRRHIVWHIAAFVLAAVLLGVFGYAGQAYLAVATVSGACWLAVALHGYSAARARGWGRRVYLASIVVVCLLALALALDPAKRGGALDAPAEAPTAQS from the coding sequence GTGGGTTTTCGGGATTTTGTCGGCGTGGCCAAGCCGTGGCTGGCGGCGGCCAATCTGGTCACGGCCGGGGCCGGGTTTTTCCTGGGCTGCGGCGGGGCCGTGGTTTGGGGAACGTTTTTCGCGGCCCTGGCCGGCATCGGGCTGGTGGTGGCCTCGGGTTGCGTCGCCAACAACGGCATCGACAGCCGCCTGGACCGGGCCATGGCCCGCACGCGCGGCCGGGCCATGGCCGCCGGCCGGATGCCCCTTTGGGTCGGCCTGGCCTACGCCGCCGTCCTTGGCCTTTTCGGCACGGCCGTGTTGGCCGTCTGGACGACGCCGACAACGGTGGCCGTCACCCTGGGCGGCTTCGTGGTCTATGTCGGGGTCTACAGCGCCTGGCTCAAGCGCCGCTCGCCGGCCAGCACCGTGGTCGGCAGTCTGGCCGGCGCGGCCCCGCCGCTCGCCGCCTACTGCGCTGCCGGGGGAGACTTGGACCTTGGCGCGGCCATGGTGCTGACCCTTTTTTGCCTGTGGCAGGTTCCCCATTCCTACGCCGTGACCCTGCACCGCTTCGACGACTACGCCGCCGCCGGCCTGCCGGTGCTGCCGGTCAAACAAGGCTTTGACGCCACGCGCCGCCACATCGTCTGGCACATCGCCGCCTTTGTGCTGGCCGCCGTGCTGCTGGGCGTGTTCGGCTACGCCGGCCAGGCCTATTTGGCCGTGGCTACGGTCTCGGGCGCCTGCTGGCTGGCCGTGGCCCTGCACGGCTACAGCGCCGCCCGGGCCCGGGGCTGGGGCCGGCGGGTCTATCTGGCGTCCATCGTGGTGGTCTGCCTGCTGGCCCTGGCCCTGGCCCTGGACCCGGCCAAGCGCGGCGGGGCGCTCGACGCTCCGGCCGAGGCCCCGACCGCCCAAAGCTGA
- a CDS encoding serine hydroxymethyltransferase, which translates to MRAFFDLLAATDPEVFATLAGEENRQRSGIELIPSENYTYPEVLAALGSVFTNKYSEGYPGRRYYGGQEFTDQIENLARQRACAVFGCEHANVQPLSGSPMNQAVYLGLLEPGDTILAMDLSHGGHLTHGAPVSHMGRLFNFVRYKTNPGDGAIDFDVVRALAREHKPRLVLCGYTSYPRDLDYAAFKAIADEVGAYTMCDASHYAGLVAGGVMRNPFDAGFDVVTTTSHKSLRGPRGGMILCRKALAPAIDKSVFPGLQGGPHMNVIAGIAITLGKALAPEFKVYASQVLANARRLGTELAGRGVSLVTGGTDNHMLVANTQASFGLDGRTAEELLDEAGLTTNKQIIPDDPNPPLRPSGIRLGTPAATTRGMGEAEMVKLAGWIAEVLASPSDAAKRAAVRAEVAEMCGRFPVPGLE; encoded by the coding sequence ATGCGCGCGTTCTTCGATCTGCTTGCCGCCACCGATCCCGAAGTGTTCGCCACCTTAGCCGGCGAGGAAAACCGCCAACGCTCAGGCATCGAACTCATTCCGTCCGAGAACTACACCTATCCCGAAGTGCTGGCCGCCCTGGGCAGCGTGTTCACCAACAAGTATTCCGAAGGCTACCCCGGCCGGCGCTACTACGGCGGCCAGGAATTCACGGACCAGATCGAGAATCTGGCCCGGCAGCGGGCTTGCGCGGTCTTTGGCTGCGAACACGCCAACGTCCAGCCCCTGTCCGGCTCGCCCATGAACCAGGCCGTGTACCTCGGGCTGCTGGAGCCGGGCGACACGATTCTCGCCATGGACCTGTCCCACGGCGGCCATCTCACCCACGGCGCGCCGGTCTCTCACATGGGGCGGCTTTTCAACTTCGTGCGCTACAAGACCAATCCCGGCGACGGGGCCATCGACTTCGACGTGGTGCGCGCCCTGGCCCGGGAGCATAAGCCCAGGCTGGTGCTGTGCGGCTACACTTCCTACCCCCGCGACCTCGACTACGCGGCGTTTAAAGCCATCGCCGACGAGGTCGGGGCCTACACCATGTGCGACGCCTCGCACTATGCCGGACTGGTGGCCGGCGGCGTCATGCGCAATCCCTTTGACGCCGGATTCGACGTGGTGACCACCACCTCCCATAAATCCCTGCGCGGCCCACGCGGCGGCATGATCCTGTGCCGCAAGGCCCTCGCTCCGGCCATCGACAAATCGGTCTTCCCGGGCTTGCAGGGCGGACCGCACATGAACGTCATCGCCGGCATCGCCATTACGCTCGGCAAGGCGCTGGCCCCGGAGTTCAAGGTTTACGCCTCCCAGGTGCTGGCCAACGCCCGCCGTCTGGGCACGGAGCTGGCCGGGCGCGGCGTGTCGCTTGTTACCGGCGGCACGGACAACCACATGCTGGTGGCCAACACCCAGGCGAGCTTTGGCCTGGACGGCCGCACGGCCGAGGAATTGCTCGACGAGGCCGGGCTGACCACCAACAAGCAGATCATCCCCGACGATCCCAACCCGCCGCTGCGGCCCTCGGGCATCCGCCTGGGCACGCCGGCGGCCACCACCCGTGGCATGGGCGAGGCGGAGATGGTCAAGCTCGCCGGCTGGATCGCCGAGGTGCTGGCCAGTCCGTCCGACGCGGCCAAGCGCGCCGCCGTACGGGCGGAAGTGGCGGAAATGTGCGGGCGGTTCCCGGTGCCGGGGCTGGAGTAG
- a CDS encoding DJ-1/PfpI family protein: MQKAHVLLFDGYADWEIGYVLAELRRIGNLPVATVGFTDAPVVSMGGLTVTPDTTLAAVVPDDVRLFILPGGTLWEQAYPAEALHALLQALDRQAVPLAAICAATTVFAKAGVLQGKKHTSNALKYLREHVPGYQGDKDYVDEMAVTDGHVTTASGLGSVEFARNILGALAIVTPQLRDLWYRAFKYGEYPEDFG, encoded by the coding sequence ATGCAAAAGGCCCATGTCCTGCTTTTCGACGGCTACGCCGATTGGGAAATCGGCTATGTGCTGGCCGAACTGCGCCGTATCGGCAACCTGCCGGTGGCGACCGTCGGGTTCACCGACGCCCCGGTCGTTTCCATGGGCGGGTTGACGGTCACCCCGGACACGACCTTGGCCGCCGTCGTCCCCGACGATGTGCGGCTTTTTATCCTTCCGGGCGGTACGCTGTGGGAGCAGGCCTACCCGGCCGAGGCCCTCCACGCCCTGCTCCAGGCTCTTGACCGCCAGGCCGTGCCCCTGGCCGCGATCTGCGCGGCCACGACCGTTTTCGCCAAGGCCGGCGTGCTGCAGGGCAAAAAACACACGTCCAATGCCTTGAAATATCTTCGGGAACACGTTCCCGGTTATCAAGGGGACAAGGACTACGTGGACGAGATGGCCGTCACCGACGGCCATGTGACCACGGCCAGCGGCCTGGGCAGCGTCGAATTCGCCAGGAACATCCTGGGAGCCTTGGCAATCGTCACCCCGCAGCTCCGGGATCTCTGGTACCGCGCCTTCAAGTACGGGGAATACCCCGAGGACTTCGGCTAA
- a CDS encoding Maf family protein, translated as MSVTHTRLILASASPRRRELLALAGVPFDIVVSPAQEPDPDVNEHPAAYAARMARLKAAAVAQMHPTAVVLGADSVVAVGETILGKPADAADALRMLRLLSGRSHQVVTGCALFAPGREPVIFTVATEVTMGVVAEDRLAAYVATGEPMDKAGSYAIQGGAAAFVTAICGSYTNVVGLPLAEVVAALSNLGVLAKPRQAS; from the coding sequence ATGAGCGTTACGCACACAAGACTGATTCTGGCCTCGGCCTCGCCGCGCCGCCGCGAACTGCTGGCCCTGGCCGGTGTTCCCTTTGACATCGTCGTCAGCCCGGCCCAGGAGCCGGACCCGGACGTGAACGAACATCCCGCCGCCTACGCCGCCCGCATGGCCCGGCTCAAGGCCGCCGCCGTGGCCCAGATGCACCCCACGGCCGTGGTCCTTGGCGCGGATTCCGTGGTGGCCGTGGGCGAGACCATCCTCGGCAAACCGGCCGACGCCGCCGACGCCCTGCGCATGTTGCGGCTGCTCTCCGGTCGCAGCCATCAGGTGGTGACCGGCTGTGCCCTCTTCGCCCCCGGCCGGGAACCCGTGATTTTCACGGTCGCCACCGAGGTGACCATGGGCGTGGTGGCGGAAGACCGGCTCGCGGCCTACGTCGCCACCGGCGAACCCATGGACAAGGCCGGCTCTTACGCCATCCAGGGCGGCGCGGCGGCCTTTGTCACCGCCATTTGCGGTTCGTATACCAATGTCGTCGGCTTGCCGTTGGCCGAAGTGGTGGCGGCGCTTTCGAACCTGGGCGTCCTGGCCAAGCCGCGCCAAGCATCGTAG
- a CDS encoding L-2-amino-thiazoline-4-carboxylic acid hydrolase, translating to MLHHPFASHTQEAAGLSRRAVLKAGLVGACTLLTPCAAWAAAKKEHPADPKAAPKTPPGPAPATPEPGYYMANKAKFIADFKGVCGGAEKWMAARIPAPTAKAAADDALRRFELLLPTLPDLGGTANRNQPFITMAGWLAALCQAMREKGMTAKDSGRLLYDLYAADWASVPPAKAQAMGAALFTPAAQESIKLWAETTQKRLLPGDWVVRYVAPDKTFDVGYDYLECGACKYFKAQGVAEVAPYYCLNDFLASRAQGTGLSRQHTIAQGDPLCDFRYKRGRPVTQDWNTETPKFKVG from the coding sequence ATGCTGCACCATCCTTTCGCCTCCCATACCCAGGAAGCGGCCGGCCTCTCCCGCCGCGCCGTGCTCAAGGCCGGCCTTGTCGGGGCTTGTACCCTGCTGACCCCGTGCGCCGCCTGGGCCGCCGCCAAGAAAGAACACCCGGCCGACCCCAAAGCCGCGCCCAAAACACCCCCAGGCCCGGCCCCGGCCACGCCCGAACCCGGCTACTACATGGCCAACAAGGCGAAATTTATCGCCGACTTCAAGGGCGTGTGCGGCGGCGCGGAAAAATGGATGGCCGCCCGCATCCCCGCCCCAACGGCCAAGGCCGCCGCCGACGACGCCCTGCGACGCTTCGAACTGCTGCTGCCCACCCTGCCCGACCTGGGCGGCACGGCCAACCGCAACCAGCCGTTTATCACCATGGCCGGCTGGCTCGCCGCCCTGTGCCAGGCCATGCGCGAAAAAGGCATGACCGCCAAGGATTCCGGCCGGCTGCTCTACGACCTCTACGCCGCCGACTGGGCCAGCGTGCCGCCGGCCAAGGCCCAAGCCATGGGCGCGGCCCTTTTTACCCCGGCCGCGCAGGAATCCATCAAGCTGTGGGCCGAAACCACCCAGAAACGCCTGCTGCCCGGCGACTGGGTCGTGCGCTACGTCGCCCCGGACAAAACCTTCGACGTCGGCTATGACTACCTCGAATGCGGCGCCTGCAAATACTTCAAGGCCCAAGGCGTGGCCGAAGTCGCGCCCTACTACTGCTTAAACGACTTCCTGGCCTCCCGCGCCCAGGGCACGGGACTGTCGCGCCAACACACCATCGCCCAGGGCGATCCGCTGTGCGACTTCCGCTACAAACGCGGCCGGCCCGTCACCCAGGACTGGAACACCGAAACGCCAAAGTTTAAAGTGGGTTGA
- a CDS encoding dihydrolipoyl dehydrogenase family protein, protein MTSSKRLVVVGAGPGGYEAALAGAAAGLDVTLIERGKLGGACLNWGCIPTKHLLAATLAVECLTAQAKQKLASGTVTPDLAAVQAKKKKLLAATHNAMAAHLKKLGVRLVTGNLTAVATGSAEVSSGGSVEHIPFDSLILALGSRPAAFPGVKPDGKAVLGVAPVLDFEAAPASFVIVGAGAIGLEIATIYHRLGTKVTLVDAAPRLAPAEDPDVSKVVAQVMRRAGIDARPGVKVESLVTDENGRARLTLAGGETVVADKALIAIGRFAATIVPGLAECGAMFADDNPNRAWLRTDDTLQTAPGIYAVGDCNGRVLLAHAAESQGVYAARHAAGLESGPYAPGPIPGCYYGSPEIMRVGAIAAPGDTISEAAFVANPIAQAHADTAGFARVVWKDGKVAGITAVGHGASTMGTLATVMVAQAWTREQAQALVFPHPGLDETLKAALLGEMKVKA, encoded by the coding sequence ATGACCTCTAGCAAGCGGCTGGTGGTGGTCGGGGCCGGCCCCGGCGGCTACGAGGCCGCCCTGGCCGGCGCGGCCGCCGGGCTTGACGTGACGCTTATTGAGCGCGGCAAGCTCGGCGGGGCCTGCCTCAACTGGGGCTGCATCCCCACCAAGCATCTGCTGGCCGCCACCCTGGCCGTGGAGTGCCTGACCGCCCAGGCCAAGCAGAAGCTGGCCTCGGGCACGGTCACGCCCGATCTGGCCGCTGTCCAGGCCAAGAAGAAAAAGCTCCTGGCAGCCACCCACAACGCCATGGCCGCGCACCTTAAAAAGCTCGGCGTGCGGCTGGTGACGGGCAACCTCACCGCCGTGGCCACCGGTTCGGCCGAGGTGTCGAGCGGCGGGAGCGTGGAACACATCCCGTTTGACAGCCTGATCCTGGCCCTGGGATCGCGGCCGGCCGCCTTCCCCGGGGTCAAGCCCGACGGCAAGGCCGTGCTCGGCGTCGCGCCGGTGCTGGACTTCGAGGCCGCCCCGGCGAGCTTCGTCATTGTCGGGGCCGGGGCCATCGGCCTGGAAATCGCCACCATCTACCACCGCCTGGGAACCAAGGTGACCCTGGTCGACGCCGCGCCGCGCCTGGCCCCGGCCGAGGACCCGGACGTGTCCAAGGTCGTGGCCCAGGTGATGCGCCGCGCCGGCATCGACGCCCGGCCCGGGGTCAAGGTGGAAAGCCTGGTCACCGACGAGAACGGCCGGGCCAGACTGACCCTGGCCGGCGGCGAGACCGTCGTGGCCGACAAGGCGCTTATCGCCATCGGCCGCTTCGCCGCCACCATCGTGCCGGGGCTGGCCGAATGCGGGGCCATGTTCGCCGACGACAATCCCAACCGGGCCTGGTTGCGCACCGACGACACCTTGCAAACCGCGCCCGGCATCTATGCCGTGGGCGACTGCAACGGCCGGGTGCTGCTGGCCCATGCCGCCGAAAGCCAGGGCGTCTACGCCGCCCGCCACGCCGCCGGCCTGGAGTCCGGCCCCTATGCGCCGGGTCCCATCCCCGGCTGCTATTACGGGTCGCCCGAGATCATGCGGGTGGGGGCCATCGCCGCGCCCGGGGACACGATCTCCGAGGCGGCCTTCGTGGCCAACCCCATCGCTCAGGCCCACGCCGACACGGCCGGCTTTGCCCGGGTGGTCTGGAAGGACGGCAAGGTGGCCGGCATCACGGCCGTGGGCCACGGCGCGTCCACCATGGGCACCCTGGCCACGGTCATGGTGGCCCAGGCCTGGACGCGCGAGCAGGCGCAGGCCCTGGTCTTCCCCCATCCGGGCCTGGACGAGACCCTCAAGGCCGCGCTGCTCGGCGAGATGAAGGTCAAGGCGTAA
- the gcvPB gene encoding aminomethyl-transferring glycine dehydrogenase subunit GcvPB, translated as MSTVFSKSVPGREGVWPDEPKTAPIDFIPQHLLREGDAGLPSLSELDVVRHFTALSRKNYGVDSNFYPLGSCTMKYNPKFTEEVAALPGFARLHPLTPQLPGGGDMSAGCLEVMHETERCLCEITGMAAFTLHPMAGAHGELTGALMMAAYHADKGHKKTKIICPDSAHGTNPASAAIAGFEVVTIESKDGIIDPAALAAVIDDETAGVMMTVPNTLGLFERHLPEIVALCRKVDALLYYDGANLNAILGKLRVGDAGFDVVHLNLHKTFATPHGGGGPGSGPVGVSERLIPYLPISRVQKDEAGRFSLSYDHPKSIGYVAPFYGNFGVVLKAYAYILRLGREGLIRVSESAVLAANYLRARLAEAIEVPYNRICMHEFVASAAKLAAEKNVRALDIAKALLDKGYHAPTIYFPLIVKEALMFEPTETESKDTLDQFVADLLDILAQAETDPEAVRACPTSLPVGRLDETYAARAMEITDDL; from the coding sequence ATGAGCACCGTCTTTTCCAAATCCGTGCCCGGCCGCGAAGGCGTTTGGCCCGACGAACCCAAGACCGCGCCCATCGACTTCATCCCCCAACATCTGCTGCGCGAGGGCGACGCCGGCCTGCCGTCCCTGTCCGAACTCGACGTGGTGCGCCACTTCACCGCCTTGTCGCGCAAGAACTACGGCGTGGACTCCAACTTCTATCCGCTGGGGTCGTGCACCATGAAGTACAACCCCAAGTTCACCGAAGAAGTGGCCGCCCTGCCCGGCTTTGCCCGCCTGCATCCGCTCACGCCCCAGCTCCCGGGCGGCGGCGACATGTCGGCCGGCTGCCTGGAGGTCATGCACGAGACCGAGCGCTGCCTGTGCGAGATCACCGGCATGGCCGCCTTCACCCTGCACCCCATGGCCGGGGCCCACGGCGAACTGACCGGCGCGCTCATGATGGCCGCCTACCACGCCGACAAGGGCCACAAGAAGACCAAGATCATCTGCCCGGATTCGGCCCACGGCACCAACCCGGCTTCGGCCGCCATCGCCGGCTTCGAGGTCGTCACCATCGAATCGAAAGACGGCATCATCGACCCGGCCGCCCTGGCCGCCGTCATCGACGACGAGACCGCCGGGGTCATGATGACCGTGCCCAACACCCTGGGGCTTTTCGAGCGCCATCTGCCCGAGATCGTGGCCCTTTGCCGCAAGGTGGACGCGCTTTTGTACTACGACGGAGCCAACCTCAACGCCATCCTCGGCAAACTGCGCGTGGGCGACGCCGGCTTCGACGTGGTCCACCTCAACCTGCACAAGACCTTTGCCACGCCCCACGGCGGCGGCGGCCCGGGTTCCGGTCCGGTGGGCGTGTCCGAACGCCTGATTCCGTACCTCCCCATCTCGCGGGTGCAAAAGGACGAGGCCGGCCGGTTCTCCCTCAGCTACGACCATCCCAAGTCCATCGGCTACGTGGCCCCGTTTTACGGCAACTTCGGAGTGGTGCTCAAAGCCTACGCCTACATCCTGCGCCTGGGTCGCGAGGGGCTGATTCGCGTGTCCGAGTCGGCGGTGCTGGCCGCCAACTACCTGCGCGCCCGGCTGGCCGAGGCCATCGAGGTGCCGTACAACCGCATCTGCATGCACGAATTCGTGGCCTCGGCCGCGAAGCTGGCGGCCGAGAAAAACGTGCGCGCCCTGGACATCGCCAAGGCGCTCCTGGACAAGGGCTACCACGCGCCCACCATCTACTTCCCGCTCATCGTCAAGGAAGCGCTCATGTTTGAGCCCACCGAAACCGAGAGCAAGGACACCCTGGACCAGTTCGTGGCCGATCTGCTGGACATCCTGGCCCAGGCCGAGACCGATCCCGAGGCCGTGCGCGCCTGCCCGACCAGCCTGCCCGTGGGCCGGCTGGACGAGACCTACGCCGCCCGGGCCATGGAGATCACCGATGACCTCTAG
- the gcvPA gene encoding aminomethyl-transferring glycine dehydrogenase subunit GcvPA, whose product MPYIPHTPAEIREMLDAVGAPDVEALFAEIPAALRPRSFDLPKGATEMAVRAAMEKLSAKNRIDLTSFLGGGFYDHYVPAASDLLLSRGEFYTAYTPYQPEASQGTLQAIFEYQTAVCRLMDMECSNAGVYDGGTALYEALMMAVRHTRRKKAVVSETISPIYRIVLATYTKNLHLDLVVVPHKNGLDDFEALTAAVDGDTAAIVVQNPNFFGSVQDFTALFDHAREKGAVSVISCYPVLQTVLKTPGAMGADIATAEGQSLGLPLSFGGPYLGIMTCKKSLVRQMPGRIAGRTKDAAGRTGYVLTLQAREQHIRRQKATSNICSNQALCALRALINLCLTGNEGLTRQAARSIENANYAAWKLSSIPGVQLLNEAPFGNEFVVVLPINAKQAVRSLMDGGIVPGFPLGRYYPGLSNALLICCTEKHDRADIDRLARRLENAL is encoded by the coding sequence ATGCCCTATATCCCCCACACCCCGGCGGAAATCCGGGAAATGCTCGACGCCGTCGGCGCGCCCGACGTCGAGGCCCTGTTTGCCGAAATCCCGGCCGCGCTGCGTCCCCGGAGCTTCGATCTGCCCAAGGGAGCCACGGAAATGGCCGTGCGCGCCGCCATGGAAAAGCTCTCGGCCAAAAACCGTATCGATCTGACGAGCTTTCTCGGCGGCGGCTTCTATGACCACTACGTCCCGGCCGCCTCGGACCTGCTGCTGTCGCGCGGGGAATTCTACACCGCCTACACGCCCTACCAGCCCGAGGCCTCCCAGGGGACGCTGCAAGCCATCTTCGAGTACCAGACCGCGGTGTGCCGGCTCATGGACATGGAGTGCTCCAACGCCGGCGTCTACGACGGCGGCACCGCCCTCTACGAGGCCCTGATGATGGCCGTGCGCCATACCCGGCGCAAAAAGGCCGTGGTCAGCGAAACGATCAGCCCCATCTACCGCATCGTGCTGGCCACTTACACCAAAAATCTCCACCTCGATCTGGTCGTCGTGCCCCATAAAAACGGCCTGGACGACTTCGAGGCCCTGACCGCCGCCGTGGACGGCGACACCGCCGCCATCGTCGTGCAAAATCCCAACTTCTTCGGCAGCGTCCAGGACTTCACCGCCCTGTTCGACCACGCCCGGGAAAAGGGCGCGGTGTCGGTCATCTCCTGCTACCCGGTGCTCCAGACGGTGCTCAAAACCCCCGGAGCCATGGGCGCGGACATCGCCACGGCCGAAGGCCAGAGCCTGGGCCTGCCGCTGTCCTTTGGCGGCCCCTACCTCGGCATCATGACCTGCAAGAAAAGCCTCGTGCGCCAGATGCCCGGCCGCATCGCCGGCCGCACCAAGGACGCCGCCGGCCGTACCGGCTACGTGCTGACCCTGCAGGCCCGCGAGCAGCACATCCGCCGCCAGAAGGCCACGTCCAACATCTGCTCCAACCAGGCCCTGTGCGCCCTGCGCGCGCTTATTAACCTGTGCCTCACCGGCAACGAGGGCCTCACCCGCCAGGCCGCCCGGTCCATCGAAAACGCCAACTACGCCGCCTGGAAGCTCAGTTCCATCCCCGGCGTCCAGCTTTTAAACGAAGCGCCCTTTGGCAACGAATTCGTGGTCGTGCTGCCCATTAACGCCAAACAGGCGGTGCGAAGCCTCATGGACGGCGGCATCGTGCCGGGCTTCCCCCTGGGCCGCTACTACCCGGGGCTTTCCAACGCGCTGCTTATCTGCTGCACCGAAAAGCACGACCGCGCCGACATCGACCGCCTGGCCCGGCGGCTGGAGAACGCCTTATGA
- the gcvH gene encoding glycine cleavage system protein GcvH: MQKDLLYSKSHEWARVEDEIAVVGITDFAQEQLGDITFVELPAVGDTVEAGREMGSVESVKAASELYSPVSGEVIEVNEELESAPEKVNSDPYGEGWLIRVRLTDEPAGLLSPEEYEELAKADH; this comes from the coding sequence ATGCAAAAGGATCTACTCTATTCCAAGTCCCATGAATGGGCTCGCGTCGAGGACGAAATCGCGGTGGTCGGCATCACCGACTTCGCCCAGGAACAACTCGGCGACATCACCTTCGTGGAGCTGCCGGCCGTGGGCGACACCGTCGAAGCCGGCCGGGAAATGGGTTCCGTGGAATCCGTCAAGGCGGCCAGCGAACTCTACAGCCCGGTCAGCGGCGAGGTCATCGAGGTCAACGAGGAGCTGGAAAGCGCTCCCGAAAAGGTCAATTCCGATCCTTACGGCGAAGGCTGGCTGATCCGTGTGCGCCTCACCGACGAGCCCGCCGGCCTGCTGTCGCCCGAGGAGTACGAGGAACTGGCCAAGGCCGACCACTAA
- a CDS encoding class I SAM-dependent methyltransferase, whose product MNRIAVPGPILPQWAAAPQWVDGRMRLPLAGREYVLRREADMESLWEGLGQDGFGADERMPYWAELWPASLLLAAWLEARPEELAGRRCLDLGCGMGLSAMAGAAAGARVLGVDHQPAAVAHGLRNARENGLPAAFAVMDWRAPALAEGMFDLLWGSDILYETRFYEPLTAIFRSCLAPGGRVVLAEPWREVSRGVWDRLAADGFAVARLHEESVAVASCRSTISLYEIRP is encoded by the coding sequence GTGAACCGAATTGCCGTCCCAGGACCGATTTTGCCCCAATGGGCCGCCGCGCCCCAATGGGTGGACGGCCGCATGCGTCTGCCGCTTGCCGGCCGCGAATACGTGCTGCGGCGCGAGGCGGACATGGAGTCGCTGTGGGAAGGCCTGGGCCAGGACGGCTTTGGAGCCGACGAGCGCATGCCCTACTGGGCCGAGCTGTGGCCGGCCAGCCTGCTTTTGGCCGCCTGGCTGGAGGCCCGGCCGGAGGAATTGGCCGGCCGGCGCTGCCTGGACCTTGGCTGCGGCATGGGGCTTTCGGCCATGGCCGGGGCGGCGGCCGGGGCACGGGTGCTGGGCGTGGACCACCAGCCGGCGGCCGTGGCCCATGGCTTGCGAAATGCCCGGGAAAATGGCCTGCCGGCGGCCTTTGCCGTCATGGATTGGCGCGCCCCGGCCCTGGCCGAGGGCATGTTCGATCTGCTGTGGGGCAGCGACATTTTATACGAGACGCGGTTTTACGAGCCGCTGACCGCGATTTTTCGCTCCTGCTTGGCTCCGGGCGGCCGCGTCGTGCTGGCCGAACCCTGGCGCGAGGTGTCGCGGGGCGTGTGGGACAGGCTTGCCGCCGACGGCTTTGCCGTCGCCCGGCTGCATGAGGAATCGGTGGCCGTGGCCTCTTGCCGCAGCACCATCAGCCTCTACGAGATCAGACCCTAA